TGGGCGCACAGACTGTTGTTCTCACCCGTCGCCAAAGGCCAGAAGTCACGCTGGCGCAGACAATCTGCGCTGCCGAAGTTCGTCTACCGGACGATGATCCGTAAATGAAGTCTGCAAGCTTTAGAGAAAGGGGCTAAACCCATGTCCAAGAGCTTTGAAGTAACACTCCAAAAAGTAGTCGATCACTCTTACTTAATTGAAATTGGTGAGCATCTGTTTGCCTCATTGATCCGTGATTTGCAGCAGGGGCTGCTTATGGGGATTAGCAAATATGCGATTATTACAGACTCTACGGTGGAGCCGTTATATGGCCGTCCTTTACTAGAGCTGTTACGTCATGAGGGATTCCAAGTGGAATTGTTCTCCTTTCCGGCGGGCGAGAGCTCGAAGACCCGGGAGACGAAGGCAATGCTGGAGGACCAGTTGCTAAGCCATGCCTACGGCAGAGACTGCTGTATTATTGCGGTGGGGGGCGGAGCGGTGACGGATCTGGCAGGATTTCTGGCCGGGACCTTTGGCCGGGGAGTACCTTCTCTGAATTATGCCACCACCTTGCTGGCAGCAGCAGATGCCTCCGTTGGCGGCAAAACAGGCGTGAACACACCCGTCGCCACCAACCTGATAGGCGTCTTTCACCAGCCCCGTAAAGTATACATAGATTTGGCCGCTTGGCGCACACTCCCTTCCCGTGAGTTCAGAAGCGGTTTGGCCGAGACCATCAAGCACGCTTGTCTGGGCGATGAGCAGTTCTTCGGTTACCTGGAAGCGAACATGGACAGAATCATTACGGAAGATGGGGAGCTGATCCTGGATGCCGGGGTGTGCGAGCATATTGCGCTGACGAATTGTCGGATCAAATATGAAGTGGTAGAGCAGGACGAGCATGAAAGTAATCTGCGGCAGATTCTGAATCTGGGGCATACGGCAGGCCGGGCGCTTGAGGCGCTCAGCGGTTACCGGCTGCTGCATGGCGAGGCCATTGCAGTGGGGCTGGTCATCCAGGCGAAGCTGGGTGTGAAGTTTGGTTATATGACGGAGGAAGAGGCTAACCGGGTAGTGGCTTTGCTGAAGAAGGCGGGTCTGCCAACAGAGCTTCCAGAGTACATTTCAAACCGGGCGTTAGTGGACAAGATGTACACGGACAAAAAAGTGCGCAGCGGCCGCATCCGCTTCGTCTTCCAGGAAGGTATCGGGAGGATGAAGCTTTTCGCTGACGGCTCTTATTCGGTTCCAGTTGAAGAATCGGAGGTCATGGAGCTGCTGGAGGAGCTTCGTGGGAGCTGAAGCTGAAGCCGCATCCCTCCATTCTGGGTAATATAGAGAAATAGAGCTTAGGAGGGACGAACATGGGCAACCCGCTGAAGGAATTCAAGAACAGCATGGATGGGCTGAA
This genomic interval from Paenibacillus sp. FSL H8-0332 contains the following:
- the aroB gene encoding 3-dehydroquinate synthase, which produces MSKSFEVTLQKVVDHSYLIEIGEHLFASLIRDLQQGLLMGISKYAIITDSTVEPLYGRPLLELLRHEGFQVELFSFPAGESSKTRETKAMLEDQLLSHAYGRDCCIIAVGGGAVTDLAGFLAGTFGRGVPSLNYATTLLAAADASVGGKTGVNTPVATNLIGVFHQPRKVYIDLAAWRTLPSREFRSGLAETIKHACLGDEQFFGYLEANMDRIITEDGELILDAGVCEHIALTNCRIKYEVVEQDEHESNLRQILNLGHTAGRALEALSGYRLLHGEAIAVGLVIQAKLGVKFGYMTEEEANRVVALLKKAGLPTELPEYISNRALVDKMYTDKKVRSGRIRFVFQEGIGRMKLFADGSYSVPVEESEVMELLEELRGS